Sequence from the Gemmatimonadaceae bacterium genome:
GGCGCGCGGCCCCTCGGGCAGCTTGCCGAACTGCGAGAAATTCTTGGCCAGCGCCTCGAGCCGCGCCGTCTCGGTGGCCAGCACCTCCACCGTCTCCGCCAACTCGGGCGGCGCGTCGCGCCGCAGCCGCGCCACCGCAAACCGGATGGGGGTCAACGGGTTCTTCAACTCGTGCGCCGCCTGGCGCGCTGCCTCACGCAGCGCCGCCGCGCGCTCGGCTTCCAGCGCCCGGGCCCGTCCCAACGCCAACTCGTCCGCCATCGTTCGCATCCGCGATCGCAGCAGTTCGAACTCCGGCGCGCCTCGCGACGCCGGTCCGGCCGGCAACGCCTCGCCGCGCCCGATCCGCGCCGTCCAGCCCACGAGCTCTACCAACGGCCGGCTCAACTGCCGGCTCAGGTGTCCGGCCACGCGCGACGCGCCCAGCCCCACCACGGCCAGCGACAGCAGCACCAGCACGGCGGCGGCGTACACGGCGCGGGTGAATACGAACGTCGCCCGTTTGGACTGGAGCAGGCTCTCGTGCAGCCGCTGCTCGTGCGCGTCGATGACTTGCCGCTGGGCGGGCGTCAGCGGCGCCGACCGCATGGCCGAGATGGCCCGGGCCCCGCTGGCGGCGGTGCTGTCCCACGCCGCGCTCGCGCCCACCAGGGAGAAGGCGTAGCGGCTGGTGGCGAACCACCCGAGGCCCAATACCGCCGACGGGATGAGCGCGAACGATAGGAGGATGACAAACAGCCGGCCGCGAAACTCGATACGCCTCACATACCCTCCTCCCTCCGTACGCGAGTGATTCGCGGCGGTTTCGCTCCAAACATACAGGCGCGGGACACGGCCAACCACCCGCATCACTTACCTACTTCCCGATAAGGCGATACATTAATTGGCTGACGTTCGGCCCTCCGCTCCAGCCGCCGCCATGGTGGCGGGGCGGTCCGCGGGCCGGGCGGCACGACGGCAGCTGC
This genomic interval carries:
- a CDS encoding histidine kinase dimerization/phospho-acceptor domain-containing protein; the encoded protein is MRRIEFRGRLFVILLSFALIPSAVLGLGWFATSRYAFSLVGASAAWDSTAASGARAISAMRSAPLTPAQRQVIDAHEQRLHESLLQSKRATFVFTRAVYAAAVLVLLSLAVVGLGASRVAGHLSRQLSRPLVELVGWTARIGRGEALPAGPASRGAPEFELLRSRMRTMADELALGRARALEAERAAALREAARQAAHELKNPLTPIRFAVARLRRDAPPELAETVEVLATETARLEALAKNFSQFGKLPEGPRA